In 'Nostoc azollae' 0708, the following are encoded in one genomic region:
- the rpsQ gene encoding 30S ribosomal protein S17 has protein sequence MAVKERVGLVVSDKMQKTVVVAVENRSPHPKYGKIVVQTRRYKAHDEDNHCKVGDRVRIQETRPLSKTKRWQVTEILNAKATT, from the coding sequence ATGGCAGTCAAAGAACGAGTTGGCTTGGTAGTGAGCGACAAAATGCAAAAAACGGTCGTGGTGGCTGTAGAAAACCGCTCTCCTCACCCCAAGTACGGCAAAATTGTAGTTCAAACCCGGCGCTATAAGGCTCACGATGAAGATAATCACTGTAAAGTGGGCGACCGTGTGCGTATTCAGGAAACTCGACCCCTGAGCAAAACTAAGCGTTGGCAAGTCACAGAAATCCTCAATGCTAAAGCTACAACATAA
- the rpmC gene encoding 50S ribosomal protein L29: MALSKISEARELSDDKLAEEIVAIKRQLFQLRLQKATRQLEKPHQFRHARHRLAQLLTVEGERSRVASQSTKEEK, from the coding sequence ATGGCTCTTTCTAAAATTTCAGAAGCTAGAGAATTAAGTGACGACAAACTGGCTGAAGAAATTGTCGCTATTAAAAGACAACTATTTCAGCTGCGCTTGCAAAAAGCCACTCGACAACTAGAAAAACCCCACCAGTTCAGACACGCCCGTCATCGTTTAGCCCAACTATTAACAGTAGAGGGAGAACGCAGCCGGGTAGCAAGTCAATCGACTAAAGAAGAAAAGTAG
- the rplX gene encoding 50S ribosomal protein L24, with the protein MAKPEPKVFHKMHVKTGDTVQVIAGKDKGKVGEVIKALPQLSKVLVKGVNIKTKHVKPQQEGESGKIVTQEFPIHSSNVMLYSSKQNIASRVCYTFTAEGKKVRMLQKTGEILDK; encoded by the coding sequence ATGGCGAAGCCAGAACCGAAAGTTTTTCATAAAATGCACGTCAAAACTGGCGACACTGTACAAGTAATTGCTGGTAAGGATAAAGGTAAAGTTGGTGAAGTAATCAAAGCACTACCCCAACTCAGCAAAGTGCTGGTCAAAGGTGTGAATATTAAAACTAAGCACGTTAAACCTCAGCAAGAAGGGGAATCTGGGAAAATCGTTACTCAGGAATTTCCTATTCATAGCTCTAACGTGATGCTCTATTCCAGCAAACAAAACATTGCCAGTCGCGTTTGCTACACTTTCACAGCCGAAGGGAAGAAAGTTAGAATGCTCCAAAAAACAGGCGAGATTTTAGACAAATAA
- the rplN gene encoding 50S ribosomal protein L14, whose translation MIQPQSYLNVADNSGARKLMCIRVLGGGNRRYGGVGDKIIAVVKDAQPNMAVKKSDVVEAVIVRTRKSINRDSGMSIRFDDNAAVIINKDGNPRGTRVFGPVARELRDKNFTKIVSLAPEVL comes from the coding sequence GTGATTCAACCCCAGAGCTACCTAAATGTTGCTGATAATAGCGGAGCGCGTAAGTTAATGTGCATCCGTGTATTAGGCGGAGGAAACCGTCGTTATGGCGGTGTGGGCGATAAAATTATCGCCGTTGTTAAAGATGCCCAACCCAACATGGCTGTAAAAAAGTCTGATGTTGTCGAAGCTGTAATTGTTCGTACTAGGAAAAGTATTAATAGAGACAGCGGTATGAGCATTCGTTTTGATGATAACGCGGCAGTTATCATTAACAAAGATGGTAATCCCAGAGGTACACGGGTATTTGGCCCTGTAGCACGGGAATTACGCGATAAAAACTTTACCAAAATAGTTTCTCTCGCGCCGGAGGTGCTGTAA